Genomic segment of Verrucomicrobium sp.:
GCCCTGCCGCCACCCCGTCACCTCTTCGTCAAAGTGAAACTGCACGCCGGCCCGGCTCGCCCTGTCGGCGAGCTGGCATGTAAAAGCGCTGCAGTCCCCTGTCTCGTCGTCCTGCAAATGAAGACCGCCGAACAGCGGCACGGCAGTATTGATGAGCGCTGGCTCCAGGCTGTAGAGGACATCGAGGTCCGTAATAACCGGCACTGAACGCCCGCGTTTGTCAGCATGACCGCGTCACGTCGGCCGGCATCGAGCTCCGCGCGCGAACGAAAGAGCTGCAAGGTTCCCCGCTGCTGATAGTCAAAGGACAGCCCCGGCTCCGCCTCCAGGAGCCTCGCCATCATCTCCTTGCTGAAGTAAGAAATCGAGAGCATGTCCGCGCTGTTGCGCTCGAAGTCCTTCTGAGTGCACTGCTGGAACATGGCAGCAAGCCATTTCATCTGGCGAAGCGGCTCTTTCCTGTCGAGGCGAAGCTTGAAAGGAGCGTTTTTCTGAAACAGCCAGCCAAGCGCTTTCAGCGGAACACCGGGCACGCCCCATGACACAGCAAATCCATACGATAGCTGCCCTGCGTTGGCATAGCTTGTTCCGTCTGCCGGTCGCTGTCCTCGTTCGATGACGTCGACCGTGTGACCTTCCATGCGTAGAGCCCACGCCGTTGTGACGCCAATAACGCCTGCCCCGATAACAACAATATGCATTCTGTATCCACAAAGATTGAACATCCGTGTTTCGCCGGCGGCGCGCGGACGTTCGTTTGGAAAATCTGGTCGAGTCGCAGACTGGCGTTCCTCTAACCAGCCAGGGCACCCAACGTTGCGTGAGCGAGCGCGGTTGTGCTGTCAAAGACAGGATTCGGCACGCCGCGCGGGCGGATAAGCGACAGCTCGGTGCAGCCCAGGATAACGCTGGTGGTCGGTGCCGCGACCTCCCGGATGAGCTCGCTTAACGCTGCATCCAGGCCCTCACTCGCACCGTGCAGCATGACCCCTGCGATAAGCGCGTTGGTTCTGCTTTGTGTACTTTCATCCGGGGCAAGCCGGGACAGCCCACGCGCGGCCAGCGCGCCGTCGTAGAGCCCTCCCTCGCGAGTGCTTCCCGAGCCAAGAACAAGTACAGGCCTGTCGGGCGCGCTCTTCGCAACATATCCCGCGGTAGCGTCAATCATGTCGAGCACCAGTTCGCCAAACTGCTCCCGCAGTTCTGGAATGAATGCGTGGAGGCTATTGCACGGCACCGCGACGTGCCGACAGCCGGCATTCTTGAGAAATTCAACGCTGTGCGTCACGGTATCCCTCGCGGCAGCCATGTTCACGAGGCCCGCTTCTGTCAGGCCCGGGTAGCCGTGGCTAACGTGGACAACCTCGGGATATTCCGAGTCCTGAAATGCGCCCCACTCTGTTGCAGCGAGTTCGATGAGCCGTTTGTGAAATTCGGCGCTCGCAAGCGGGCCGGCGCCGCCAAGGATGCCTATGCGGTGATTCGAGTACGTCATTTTTGCTTTTAGAAATTTGGGATGACGTGTAGCTACCGCGTAACTGGCGCCTACCGGCGCCTCTGCGTGCCAGCCCCGCTCGTCGACTGCGGCGATTTTTTCACCTGCGCGCAACTTCTCGGCTCGATTGGCTATACGTATCTCCACCTCACGACCAAAGACCTCGCTATGACCCAAACCATCGCCTCTACCGACTTCGCACCCGAAATGGGTCCCCAGGACCCAGCCGAATACGACAAGTGGTTTCGTGCGAAAGTCCAAGCCTCGCTGGACGACCCACGCCCTTCCATTCCTCACGCGCAGGTCATGGCCGAGATGGATGCAATCATCTCGAAAGCGGTTGCACGCAGGACGGACAACGGTGAGGCCGTCCGCATTTAAACCATCGCGCTATATTCCTCGCGACCGACCAATCACAGTTCTGACCACGAGTGGGAACTGGAACGTGAGGGCGCCTTCCCGACAGGGATATTCGAGTCTCTTTCCGCTTCGGCGTCGAATGAGCCAGACGACAGAGACGATGACAAGTCCGTCGACCTGCACTTCAGGGCACCCTTGGTGCCCTTTGTCATTCTTGAGCTTCGGCGGGAAGTGTCGCTGCTTGTCTAATACGCTCAAGGACGCGTGAGCGACGTAAGGGATGGCGTCGAAACCGTCGAGCTGGCCGCGCCGCTGTTGCAGAAGTACGGCTATGGCCCATGTGACGCCTTCGCAGTAATTTACCCGGACACAGTCCGCGGTCCAACCTATCACGACCTGCAGGCTTTGCGGTCCGGCTAGTTCGTGCGACTCGCCGTCGGGGTCGACGCTTTCGGCAAATCTATCGACATCCGTCTCGCGTTGAAGGAGATATCGCTGCAAATTTAGCGCGGGGTTCCAGCGAGCTATACGCTGACCAGGTCGACTGTGCACACAAACGAAACGAGGCCCCAAGGGCCTCGATGCAATCAAGTCGTTCTTCGGCAGCCTATCCGGTCGCCAGTGGCACCGGCTCGAAATACTCCAGTGGGTACGAGTCGAAGGCACCGCTGTCATTACGCACATCAACCCAGGTGGGACCGTCATCGAGCAAGTGCTCAAAATCTTCCCGTCTCCAGTTCGTCATATTCACCCCGTATCAGCGCGCAGCTGTAAAATCTTCTGGTTCGGGACGCGCCCGGTCGAACACCTTGCCTTCGCGCGCCGCGGCAAACGTCTTAGCGTACCAGCTGCCCAGCGCATGCCTGTATCGCATGGATGCGCAGAATGCCTCATCGCTTTGATGCTGCCTGTCGGGAGTGGCACGTCGAAGCGAAGGTCGGATTCGTCAACAGACAGCGATTCAAACATCTCGCCTTCGGTATTGCCGTCCTGAATCTTGCCTTCGATGTACTCGACGTTCGACTCGCTCAGCGATTCGAAGGGCGTCGTGTGCTCGGCGATGATGTTCAGACCCACGCGATGACCGAGCATGTCGCGCACCAGCTCCCAGTTTTCTTCTTCGGCCGCTTGCAACTGCTCGCTGGTCGATTCGATGAATAACGGGGCTGCTTCATTGTTGCTTTGTACCCGGGAATTCCAGCGCACAGCCGGCTCGATAGACGTTGCACGCGGATGGCGACTCGTTGTAATCAAGGTCGACCTCGATGTTCCGCCAGTTCCTTGAAGTGCTCAACCAGCGCAAGCGCCTCGGCAAACAGGAGTGCTTCCTTGCGACTGAAGCTGCTGACTGGCCGGACGATGATGCCTGGCGCCAGAGAGACGAAACGCGCATTCAGCTTGCTCAGACCTGTCAGCAGAGCGACTACCGCACTTCGGTTCCGAGCTGAACGCGTTGCCGATGAATGCAGCAATATAAAGCAACGATTCCATGTGAATACTCCTTGTCCTTGGTTTGGGA
This window contains:
- a CDS encoding aspartate/glutamate racemase family protein, with the protein product MGHSEVFGREVEIRIANRAEKLRAGEKIAAVDERGWHAEAPVGASYAVATRHPKFLKAKMTYSNHRIGILGGAGPLASAEFHKRLIELAATEWGAFQDSEYPEVVHVSHGYPGLTEAGLVNMAAARDTVTHSVEFLKNAGCRHVAVPCNSLHAFIPELREQFGELVLDMIDATAGYVAKSAPDRPVLVLGSGSTREGGLYDGALAARGLSRLAPDESTQSRTNALIAGVMLHGASEGLDAALSELIREVAAPTTSVILGCTELSLIRPRGVPNPVFDSTTALAHATLGALAG